In one window of Cynocephalus volans isolate mCynVol1 chromosome 6, mCynVol1.pri, whole genome shotgun sequence DNA:
- the LOC134379981 gene encoding olfactory receptor 2A2-like translates to MRGNQSWITELILLGFQLSAEMEVLLFWAFSLLYVFSLMANGMILGLIYLDPRLHTPMYFFLSHLAVIDISYASSILPSMLENLVKHEKTMSFISCIIQMNLVLTLAITECMILVAMSYDRFVAICHPLQYTVIMNWRVCTVLAVTSWACGFFLALINLILLLRLPFCRPQEVNHFFCETLSVLKLACADTGTSKNFLFAGGVFVLVGPLSLIILSYLRILWTILKIQSKEGRKKAFYTCSSHLCVVGLYFGIAMMVYLVPENSQQQEQQKVLTLFYSVFNPLLNPLIYSLRNDQVKGAFYRALRKKRTM, encoded by the coding sequence ATGAGGGGCAACCAGTCATGGATCACAGAGCTCATCCTCTTGGGATTCCAGCTCAGTGCAGAGATGGAGGTGCTCCTCTTCTGGGCCTTCTCCCTGTTGTATGTCTTCAGCCTGATGGCAAATGGCATGATCTTGGGACTCATCTACCTGGACCCCAGActgcacacccccatgtacttcttcctttcaCACCTGGCCGTAATTGACATTTCCTATGCTTCCAGCATCTTACCCAGCATGTTGGAAAACCTAGTGAAACACGAGAAAACTATGTCCTTTATCTCATGCATTATTCAGATGAATTTGGTCTTGACTTTGGCTATTACAGAGTGCATGATTTTGGTGGCGATGTCCTATGACAGGTTTGTGGCGATCTGCCATCCTCTTCAATACACTGTCATCATGAACTGGAGAGTGTGCACGGTCCTGGCTGTCACTTCCTGGGCATGTGGATTTTTCTTGGCCCTAATAAATCTAATTCTCCTTTTAAGACTGCCCTTCTGTCGACCTCAGGAAGTGAACCACTTCTTCTGTGAAACATTATCTGTCCTCAAACTGGCCTGTGCTGACACCGGGACCagtaaaaattttctctttgctgGTGGTGTGTTTGTCTTAGTCGGACCCCTTTCCTTGATAATACTCTCCTACCTGCGCATTCTCTGGACCATCCTGAAGATCCAGTCAAAGGAGGGCCGCAAGAAAGCCTTTTATAcctgctcctcccacctctgTGTAGTTGGGCTCTACTTTGGCATAGCCATGATGGTTTACTTGGTCCCAGAAAACAGTCAACAACAGGAGCAGCAGAAAGTCCTCACCCTATTTTACAGTGTCTTCAACCCATTGCTGAACCCACTCATCTACAGTCTGAGGAACGATCAGGTGAAGGGCGCCTTCTACAGAGCACTGCGGAAAAAGAGGACCATGTGA